A single genomic interval of Dromiciops gliroides isolate mDroGli1 chromosome 1, mDroGli1.pri, whole genome shotgun sequence harbors:
- the LOC122738815 gene encoding cofilin-1-like, whose product MASRVAVSDGVIKVFNDMKVCKSSTPEEVKKHKKAMLFCLSEDKKNIVLEEGKEILVGDVGQTVDDPYTTFVKMLPDKNFCYTLYDATFETKESKKEDMMFIFWAPKCAPLKSKMIYVSSKDAIKEKLTGIKRELQANCYEEVKDCCTMAEKLGEYAMISLEGKPL is encoded by the coding sequence ATGGCCTCTAGGGTGGCTGTCTCAGATGGGGTGATTAAGGTGTTCAACGACATGAAGGTTTGCAAGTCCTCGACACCTGAGGAGGTTAAGAAGCACAAAAAGGCCATGCTGTTCTGCCTGAGTGAGGATAAGAAGAACATTGTGCTGGAGGAAGGCAAGGAGATCCTGGTGGGTGATGTGGGGCAAACTGTGGATGACCCCTATACTACCTTTGTCAAGATGCTGCCAGACAAGAACTTCTGCTACACCCTCTACGATGCCACCTTTGAGACCAAGGAGAGCAAAAAGGAGGACATGATGTTCATCTTCTGGGCCCCCAAGTGTGCCCCTCTCAAGAGCAAAATGATCTATGTGAGCTCCAAGGATGCCATCAAGGAGAAACTGACAGGAATCAAACGTGAATTACAAGCCAATTGTTATGAGGAAGTGAAGGACTGCTGTACCATGGCTGAGAAACTGGGGGAATATGCCATGATTTCCCTCGAGGGGAAGCCCTTGTGA